From Camarhynchus parvulus unplaced genomic scaffold, STF_HiC, whole genome shotgun sequence, one genomic window encodes:
- the LOC115916819 gene encoding serine/threonine-protein kinase pim-1-like: MPRPPPAGGAAARARPGRPARGLASARLWPYWRWRCWAGVSAWCGAASPPFGSAWPEPGPGPDAGSSPRPGPGPAPPGGPRRTQAARPLPPPPLRLPRPELRRSAAAPPPPAPSLPWPSNGCRGTAARTGAKLPGGTSAPLEIVLLAKVSTGFPGVVQLLEWLVLPNDIVMVLERPERCQDLQHFIRARRFLPEEEARGLFRQVLEAVRHCTSCGVLHRDIKPENILVDLATGQAKLIDFGCGTYLQDTVYTHFAGTRSYSPPEWTHFGWYHGKPATIWSLGILLHQMVCGEHPFRRGWNISWDHQLSLPQRLSQECKDLIRWCLSVNSLDRPTLEDLFCDPWVQDIPLP, encoded by the exons aTGCCCCGGCCCCCCCCCGCCGGCGGGGCTGCTGCCCGTGCCCGGCCCGGCCGTCCCGCCCGCGGTCTCGCCTCCGCCCGGCTCTGGCCGTACTGGCGGTGGCGCTGCTGGGCGGGCGTCAGTGCCTGGTGCGGGGCGGCATCGCCGCCCTTCGGCTCCGCCTGGCccgagcccggccccggccccgacGCAGGCTCCAgtccccgccccggccccggcccggctcctCCCGGGGGCCCGCGGAGGACACAGGCGGcgcggccgctgccgccgcctccGCTGCGGCTTCCCCGGCCCGAGCTCCGCCGCTCGGcagcagcgccgccgccgcccgccccgagCCTCCC GTGGCCATCAAACGGGTGCCGCGGAACCGCGGCCCGCACTGGGGCGAAGCTG CCCGGCGGCACCAGCGCCCCGCTGGAGATCGTGCTGCTGGCCAAGGTGTCCACTGGCTTCCCTGGTGTGGTCCAGCTGCTGGAGTGGCTCGTGCTCCCCAACGACATCGTGATGGTGCTGGAGCGGCCAGAGCGGTGTCAGGACCTGCAGCATTTCATTCGGGCACGGCGGTTCCTGCCCGAGGAGGAGGCGCGGGGGCTGTTCCGCCAGGTGCTGGAGGCCGTGCGGCACTGCACCAGCTGCGGGGTCCTGCACCGCGACATCAAACCAGAGAACATCCTGGTTGACCTGGCCACCGGGCAGGCCAAACTGATCGATTTTGGCTGTGGCACCTACCTGCAAGACACAGTCTACACTCACTTTGCAG GAACACGGTCATACAGCCCCCCGGAATGGACCCACTTTGGCTGGTACCATGGCAAGCCAGCTACCATCTGGTCCCTGGGCATCCTGCTGCACCAGATGGTCTGCGGGGAGCACCCTTTCAGGAGGGGCTGGAACATCAGCTGGGACCATCAGCTCTCGCTGCCACAAAGGCTCTCTCAAG AGTGCAAAGATCTGATCAGGTGGTGTTTATCTGTGAACTCCTTGGACAGACCCACATTAGAAGACCTGTTCTGTGATCCTTGGGTGCAGGATATTCCTCTGCCatag